The proteins below are encoded in one region of Triticum aestivum cultivar Chinese Spring chromosome 1B, IWGSC CS RefSeq v2.1, whole genome shotgun sequence:
- the LOC123127743 gene encoding flavin-containing monooxygenase FMO GS-OX-like 4 has product MPSPSLRLAVVGAGAAGLAAARELRREGHAPVVFERAAAVGGTWLYASPAPAAATDPLGAAATHSSLYASLRTNLPREVMGFLDFPFTAARGSVVDARRFPGHEEVLRYLEDFAQRFDLYRLVRFQTEVVGVRREAGGRWAVTSRKLGEKGEQDEEVYDAVVVCNGHYSEPRVASIPGADAWPGKQMHSHNYRVPEPFLDQVVIVIGASASAVDISRDIACVAKEVHIADRSTPTSTCEQQPEYDNMWLHSMIDHAQGDGTVVFRDGSSIKADVIMHCTGYLYDFPFLGDDSTITVDDNCVDPLYKHVFPIEVAPELSFIGLPWKVIPFPLFELQSKWVAGILSGRIKLPSKDEMMEDVKAIYSRLETRGWPKRYTHNFSGGYQFEYNDWLAEQCGHPPIEEWRKLMYAANAKNKAARPERYRDEWDDDGLVALANEDFKKYF; this is encoded by the exons ATGCCGTCGCCCTCGCTCCGACTCGCTGTCGTCGGCGCGGGCGCGGCCGGCCTGGCGGCGGCACGGGAGCTCCGCCGCGAGGGCCACGCCCCCGTCGTCTTCGAGCGCGCCGCAGCCGTGGGGGGCACCTGGCTCTACGcctcccccgcccccgccgccgccaccgacccgctcggcgccgccgccacccactccaGCCTCTACGCTTCACTCCGCACCAACCTCCCCCGCGAGGTCATGGGCTTCCTCGACTTCCCCTTCACCGCGGCGCGCGGCTCCGTCGTCGACGCGCGCAGGTTCCCCGGCCACGAGGAGGTGCTTCGGTACCTCGAGGACTTCGCGCAGCGGTTCGACCTTTACCGGCTCGTCCGGTTCCAGACAGAGGTGGTTGGAGTCCGGAGGGAGGCCGGCGGGAGGTGGGCGGTGACGTCGAGGAAGCTCGGGGAGAAGGGGGAGCAGGACGAGGAGGTGTATGACGCCGTCGTGGTTTGCAATGGGCATTATTCAGAGCCTCGCGTCGCCTCCATACCTG GTGCAGATGCCTGGCCCGGAAAGCAGATGCATAGCCACAATTACCGTGTGCCTGAGCCATTCCTTGATCAA GTAGTGATCGTTATTGGGGCCTCGGCAAGTGCAGTTGACATTTCGAGGGACATTGCATGCGTTGCGAAGGAGGTCCATATTGCCGATAGATCAACGCCGACTTCCACTTGTGAACAGCAGCCTGAATACGACAACATGTGGCTTCACTCCATG ATTGACCATGCACAGGGAGATGGCACTGTGGTGTTCCGAGATGGCAGCTCAATCAAAGCGGATGTCATCATGCACTGTACTGG CTACCTGTATGACTTCCCGTTTCTTGGGGATGATAGCACCATCACTGTGGATGACAACTGCGTTGATCCATTATACAAGCATGTTTTCCCTATTGAAGTGGCTCCTGAACTGTCTTTCATCGGATTGCCGTGGAAG GTTATCCCTTTTCCACTGTTTGAACTCCAAAGCAAATGGGTCGCTGGTATTCTATCAGGACGGATCAAGCTTCCATCGAAAGATGAAATGATGGAAGATGTCAAAGCCATCTACTCGAGACTGGAAACTCGTGGATGGCCCAAGAGATATACCCACAACTTCAGTGGTGGTTATCAG TTCGAATACAATGACTGGCTCGCGGAGCAATGTGGCCATCCACCTATTGAAGAATGGAGGAAGCTGATGTATGCTGCTAATGCAAAGAATAAGGCTGCTCGTCCGGAAAGATATCGCGATGAGTGGGATGATGATGGTCTGGTGGCACTAGCAAATGAGGACTTCAAAAAATACTTCTAA